The Malaclemys terrapin pileata isolate rMalTer1 chromosome 2, rMalTer1.hap1, whole genome shotgun sequence nucleotide sequence gtatgactggcacgcgaaaccttaaatcagagtgaataaatgaagactcggcacaccacttctgaaaggttgctgacccctgatatagatTGTATGGCAGGACATGTCAATGAGGCAGAGTCTGTTACATAAGGCCAAGAGTGAATTCAGCCTGATGCATACCGGGCATAACAACATCAGGATGCAATAGCTTTACATAAACTAAATTTATCATGGTTGCATATTTAGGAACATAACTTTTTGTAAGGAATAGTAGAGCTAGCAAGGCAACCAGACAGCTGCAGGAAACAGGTGGCTTAGTAACGTTAGGTGTGTTGACAAGGCCATAGTGAAGTCATGATCTCCTCAGTAAGGGGGGattctttgtttaaaatatcaGACCAGACATTCTTCATTATATTTAGACTGAACCATTTGACTTGAAGGGAATTATAGACAATATTGTCAAGCTGACTCGGAACTAGAGCATTTGTGGAGTTCATGTGAGTATCCCGGCTGCTGATAGGAGTTCAGAGTTTATGCAGTACGATGTCTTACCCATCTGTGAATGGGTGTGTGGTACATGTCCACATGTGTGGGTGAACGTTTTTCCACCTGGATATTTATGTTCAATATACTGACTAAGCCCCTGACCCTACTTTGCTTGTCTGATGTGCCCCGGTGGTATGGATAGAGTACTCACTAGCTGAGGTTATGCTGCCAACTCATCTTTCCTGGCAACCAACTCTGGCCTGTTGAAGTGCTTTCCTAAGCAGCTGAAAGTTTCTTTTTTTGTTATTGGGCCAACTACAGGATATAATTTGGAGAGCCCAATTCTTAAAATCATCTCAAACATTCATGGAagtgcattattttaaaaataaacccatgAACTGTATATCATTACAAATAAATAgtgctaactttttaaaaatgtccaatATATGTATGTGTTAGCAACATGGCCATGCAATCATACCTCCTAGTTTGTCATCTTCTCATATCTTGTAAACTCAGTGGGACTGAGATTCACTACGGTTTGGATGGGGGAGCTTCAAGAAGCCCAGAGCATATTGCAATGAGTCATTTTAGGATGCAGTCCTTTCTCTCTGACACATTGCCGAACCAGTGTCCCAGCATTGAATTAGGGGCTCTGCTTCTGGAGAATGGGGCCTTTCAGATGAGATGGAAAACAAAGGCCTTGATCACTTATGGTGCTTAAAGAGCCTGTGGCAAATTATGCAACCATTGGGGTACTAATTACCTAAGAGAGAGTATTAACTTAACAATCTGAGTCCGCAAGCGTAACTCGGgactagctccattgaaatccatggagttacaccaaggtggaaaagagagaggaaTCAGGCCTTAGAAATCTAACCATTTCCTGCACTGTGGGAAGTCCTTGTGTCTGATTTTCATTTACCTCAAGATCCCCTTTCTCTGAGTGTTGTgagtgtaactgagaatcaggcccattgagtgcaacagcagcagcttgcAGTATAATCTATCACTACTAATATTTGGTATATTCCTTttggtaatacacctctaccccaatataacacgacccgatataatacgaattcggatataacacggtaaagcagcgctccggaggggcggggctgtgcactccggaggatcaaagcaaattcaatataacgcggtttcacctataacacggtaagatcttttggctcccgagggccgcgttatatcggggtagaggtgtacttttataCGTTGCAAGCCAATAAGGCcattggacctgattttcagatacactaaggcccctttacatcacactggcagtgtaaaggcgccttaaggcttgtctacgggaacatttagtttgtggcaagctggagTATGAGTCTTACCCAGCACTACCCTGCTGCACACTAATGGTCCATGTGGATTTTGCTGATGCACACTAACAGTTCCCTGGTGTGCTTTGATCtattcccatttcaaagcagggtCGATAGAAGCACACTGAGGAACTGATAGTGCGCTTCAGCAAGGGCCAGGTGGACACTTAATGcaacaccccagcttgctgcgaACTAAATGTTGATGTAAATACACGCTGCATCTAAATGGGAGTCAGGCCCATGGACATTGAAATCCATTGTGATTTTTAAGCTCTTGTTCTCCTGCATGCTATTTGATATGCAAACCAGATACTTGGTGctaaaaccttactaaaatcctGATCCTGAAGCACTAAAATCAGAGGACAGTTTTGCAATGACTTCATTGATGTAGGATTTTGTCCTAAGTTAGGTAGGTGCCTCTTTGCGATTATTTGCATCTTAAATGAGCAACATATTGAGGAACTGAAGCTGTCTGATAAATATTCaaaaccaaccccctgctctaatcatATCAGAATATCAATCCATCTGCCGACCTCTGGTATCTTGTCTCTTTCATTGTTTGACACCTAGTGCTGACACCTAGTGCTTCAGCAGAAGGTAAAATCTCCCAATAATGCATTTAGGGCCTGATGGCAAAAGAAAGAGTCcgactgaattcagtgggattggATCAGTTCCTTAGCCTGCTTGGTCCCACCTCCTGAATCATAAGATTTGATTGTCCATCCCCTAGCTTGCATAACTACAGACAGTGATATTGCTGGCCATACTATTATACAGATCTTTTTAAAACCAACCCTAATAATTTACCAATATCAGGGAACTCCACAAGATGACTTTACAGCATAAAGAAATATTTGTCTTTATTTGTGTGAAACATACTTGTGTATCTAATAAGGCTATTGTAAGGGTAAGTTCATATTTGTGCTGCTCTTTCATAAATGTGACATACTATGTTAGTGCTAAGTATTCTTCATTAAAACAGTTTtgctattacacctctaccccgatataacgctgtcctcgggagccaaaaaatcttactgcattataggtgaaactgtgttatatcgaacttgctttgatccgccggagtgcgcagccaccccccacccgccccccagagcactgctttaccgcattatatctgaattcatgttatatcgggtcgcgttatattggggtagaggtgtactaccaTTTAATTCCAGCATCCTTCTGTTTTTCATATTATGTGATAGTTAAAAAAGAGGGAAACTGatattctcccccccacacacacccgattGTTGTTCAGAATCTGACAAATGTAATTTACTATGGGgataaatttaaaatgaaaacctgaTATTTTCCCCTCTTTTTAAGCAGAGGTTGAAACGTGTTTGTTAAATTAAAATCAGTGACTGTTTAGGTGTATTTGTAACACtcttaaaataaaacagagccaTTTAAATACTACTAATTTGGGTTacttagttgttgttttttttttcttttttgaatgttGTGTTCTATAAATTTTTCACAGATCCAGAGACAGTTTGGGTcaattaaaccagtgtaaatcaacAGTGATTCATTTGGGCCCTATTCTCCTGGCATTTGCACATGTTTCACACAAGTGACTTCAGTACACAATGATTTGCTCTTATTTACACAATGTGTAAGTTGGAGGAGAAGCATGCCCTCCATCCCAGAATTTACTCTGTGTAACCTACAAAGCACCAGAAATGTATGTGGCCGGACACCAAACTCCTAGAGGGAAATGTGTCACCCTGTAGACCAGAATCAACAGTGATAAAAAGATGGTGCAAGTTACCTGTAATTAGATCAGAAAAGAGGTATAATTTGTCAAGTTTTAAGAATGAGTTCCTCACATACAGAGAGGCCCAAAGAGAACGCTGTGATAAGAAAAGCGGCCAACAAGGAGGTTGTAGATAAGTGATCCCATTCCCTCTACCGATCCTACACCCACTTTATCTTGAACCCTTCTATTGCTTTTCTTGCTACGTCCCCTCTCCTCTCTTGTCCCTAATTACATCCCCTTTCCTGTGACTGCCAAATTGGTTTAAGTTACAGTTACATCCATTCCCTGACCAATTTACACCCCCTCTTACTTCATTGCTGAATTTGGCACCAGGACTTCTATGGGAGTTGCACCTGCTGACTATAGTTCTAACAGTGTAACTGAAGACTAGACCTCTGGGAATAATTCTGCACTGGCAGAGAGTTGCACAAGATGATGTAATGGATCTATACCTCCAGCTATTTTGTGTCACTAGTGCCGCAAAGCAGTTGCAAAACCCTGCGTAACCGGCCAGATAAACGAGATTCACAGCAATTTTACCCCACCATGCTATAccagtgaatctggccccaaatatcTTTTCTGTCTCTTGTTTGCATGATTCTTACCATCTGATGCTGTTAACCTCCCTTTTTAAGCAGCCGAAACTCTAACATGCAGACTCTGCAGGCTTGTTTCTGTATCACAGTCAtggttgtaaataagaagtggctCTAGTGAAGTCAAGGGGGTTAAACTGCTGTCTAAATGTAAGTGAGATCAGGGTCAGACTCTAGAAGGGTGATTCTCCTTTTGTGTAATTCAGAAGTAACTCCCCTCAAGTCATTGGAATTGCACAGTGTAAAACTGCTGCAAGAAAAAAATGGGGTTCTCCAGCTATGTGTGATGTTCTGAGCCTGAGAAAGTCcagtgagcctgattctcctcagaCCTGCACCACTTTGACTTTACTGGAGTTACTCCTCAGTTATATCAGGGCTAGTGAGTGGAGGATCTGACCCAAAGGTTATTTCAACCTGTTAAAGattgtggcccagatcctcagctggtgtaaatcagcataactccattgcagtcaatagaggtacatcaatttacaccagctgaggattttatCCTTGTGTGTCTCCTCATTTCTGTTCCAGTGACGCTCTAGTAACATCAAGCCCCCTCGTATACCATTTTCTTAGTCATTGTCATTGTTAGCAAGGACACAGCTATGGACTTTGTCACATTATGCCCCAGTGCCTGAGCAGGAACTGACCAGCATCAGCATAGCATGTGTATTTCATGAGAGTGTTTCAATGTGCAGTGGTCCTGATGAGAATCCAGCATCAAATTGCCCCTTCCTGTTTCATTTTTTGCAAGAGGAGCAGATTTAAGATGGCTGCTGGCCCCCGGAAGAGGAAGGAAAAGTTTTCTCCTGTAGAACTTGAGATTTTGGTGGCAGAGGTGACCAAAAACCACGCTAGGCTCTATGGGAGTGAGAGAGTCAACCTGAGCCAGCCAGAGAGGGAGAAGATATGGTGCAGCATTGCCAGGAAGATCAATGCTGTTGCCAGGTCCCCCCGGACCACCCGGGACCTCCGGAGGAGATGGGATGATATGAAGAGGCGCACCAAGGAGAAGCTGGTGGAGATGAGTCGCTCAACGGGGGAGCCCAGACCTGATACTGTGCTGGTGCGGATTTTGGAAAGTCCTTTGCTTGGGCAGGAGGAGACTATTAAAGAGGCTGAGGCCAGagtggtggcagaggaggaggatggtggtggtggtgatgatgttaTGCACACTGATGGCCCTCACATAACTCTGGAGCTTCAGTCAGGTAAAGAGTCCTAAACAAACCATTCATCCCATCCACACACATCAACAGACTGGGgaaagctggggggaaaggggagggtgaggagcctTTCTCTATAAGGTTATCTTTGGTGGCTGTGAAGTGATCTCCACTGCAAAGTTAGATTGCAACAGCCAACCTTATGGCAAGAGAGGACTCTGCAAATGAAATCTCAGATTCAAATAGGCAGAATCTCTCACACAACAGCTTTTGATCCTGGAGTCTTACATTTCAGCCCCATCCTTCAGGACAGGGATGCCTCCTTGTACAGGAGCTTGGAGTTACTCAAAGGAATTCACTCTGCAGAGCAGGAAATCTTCTACGGGACATGAGGAAATTTAACGTCCCAGGACCTTATCACCTAATATTTCAGATGAAACAattacatgagagagagagagagagagatccctcTGGTTCACAAATGCAAAGAACGAGACCTATTGAGACATTCACATGCACACAGTCAAACTAATGCCCCTTTCCTAAGCTCATATGCACACCCACACAGCAGACATCGTTCCTTTAGCATATTAACCAAAGAGGCTGCTTTCTATGTTGCTAACGTGTAAAGAACTcatgttttgatattttgatCCCCcacagatgaggaggaggaagtgccTGGTTGCACATGGGTGCCTTTGAGGACTATTGAAATGCCTATGCCAGCTGAGACAGATGCGTTAGAGCAACGGGGGGCACTGCAcacctcagtttcctctccctccccaccttcctccccacagaggcagcagcgGGCTACCTATGGGAGGCGGTCATCCCAGACTGCCCGGCATCCTAAGCGGAAGTACAACGTCTCAGAGTTTGAGAAGCAGCTGATGGATGCCCATCTCCAGCAAAGCACCCTCTTGTCCTCCTGGTACCAGCAGCAGAGCTCCCTCATGATCCAGCAGAACCTCATCTTGGAGAACTTAGTGGAACAGAACAAGAGGCTGGCAGACAACGTCGAGTCACTCAACCGGACGCTGGAGAAGCTGGTCGACTACCAGCAGCCATGCAGGGAGACAGTACATTTTGTGCAAGACTGCACCTCTGGGACTTCTGCCCGTCTGCCCTCCCGGATAGCCAGTGGCGAGTctgtggggcagtcagggatcGAGGTGTTCTCGGGAATGATCTTGAAAGTCGAAGAGGAGATCTAAACAGAAACACAGACTCTTCTCAAACACCATTTTCAGAGTTTTTAAAGACCATTCTCTAAAACAAACACTTTTTATGATGGGTAAAAAATTCCTCGTGTTTTCTAGGTCACGGTAAATGCTACAGTAGCTCTTTTTTTAGTGGGTCAAGATTCTTGGGTATATTCTACACATAGCCTTTTTTGGTTGCCCAATATGGGACAGGATATCATTCTTTTTTATAACCAGCAGCGCTGTCCATTTATGAGAAACAATTTTGTATCAGTTCTTTTTATTGTGAAAGATATTTTTCTTACATAAATCCAAAACATATAAAAATAAACTCTGTTCATATTTATCTTTACTCTTAAGAGTCTGTCCCCCGTGGATATTATTCTTTTCCAGAAACAtttttaggaacaggtttaaaaaaaaaataaaagaaatcattGCCAAGGCTATAGAACGtgagagcctgatcctgcttccattgatgtcaaagagaaatttgtcattGACATTGATGGGAGCAGGATGGAGTTCTTATCGCTATTTGGATTATGTTTGCTGATTTAATAATAATGGTGAGAGTTCTTTAATGAGCAAATAAGACAGTTTTTCTAAGTATAAGCATACGGAATTCCGTTCATTCTCCCTTCAGCCTATCCTGACTCTCTCACTAGCTTTGTGTTTGAAAGACACACGATGTAAGAATGAATGGGACATTTAGGACTGTAGGAATATAATACTCAATAATACAGTTCAACATTGCCAGCTTGCACTGATTTTATCACGAATCTCATAATATTTGTGTTTTTCCTGAAAGCCTCAACTCTTGGGGAATACATAAGCATctgagttttccttttaaaaaccctAAAGGTCTAGTCCACACGGTTTTAgagaaaagactgaaaaaacAATGCGGCTCCAGAGAAGGAGAACCCTTGAGGTCGGCAGTACCGCATTCCAAATCCGACTCAAGGTCCATGTTGTCCTGCAGCCTGTCTCCAATGGAGACTAGCACCAGCTGTTTtataggaaggtgcaagaaaccccacagtgGGGATTTACCTGCCCCCCATGGAGGTCTCATCCTGATCCCTAATATTTAGAGAATGGCTTATACCACAAAGCCTGcagtttaatatcccttccaagcCTTTTTGTTTGCATTAAGTATTATAActgtggatattcttgttatccagaTAAATATCCAATCCCTCTTCGAATCTTGCTACGTTTTTGGCCTCAACAACATCATACGACAATGAGAGCCACAAGCTAATTATATGTTGCTTGAAAAAGTATTTCCCTTTATTGGTTTTGAGTGTGccgcctttcagtttcattggacAGTCCCCTGTTTTTATGTTTGAATTGGTTTCCTTCCTTTCCAGTGCATAATCCAGTGTGAAAGTGTGAAACTTCTAGGGCACACCAAATCAGTTTATTAAGAATAATGCCACTCTGTGCCCAGGCAAAGGGTAAATGGATCTAAAAATCTCCATTGAAGAAATAGCCAAATAAATTCTTGGTAAGAATTAGCACAGTTCAATTACCAGAATCTTGCCAGAATCCCAGTTTTTTTTCATCTACTGCAAAgagttaaataaaaaacaaatggtgCTTGGCTATAGAGCCTATATCCCAACCCTTCTATTGACCTCAAAATCCACTTTAACATTTGCAAATCAGAAGGCAGTTATTTGAAATAGCTTGATGCTTGGAAGGATTCACCTTCACTGAATGACTTTGGCTACATTGTGGCCTTATACACGGTTACACTCAGGCAGCTTTAAACCTCTCTAAcagtataaaggggccttaaagtaaGCATAAATATAATATACACCCACTTTAAGGTCTGTTTTTGCtgtcagagtggtgtaaagggtcCTTAGTGTCAAAGACAAGCACCCCTGTGTCTTTTATTCCCTCTTGCTGTAAAGATTATACCATTTTCTGTGGCATAAGCATCTTTCAGATAGCACTAtaaagtattttctttcctttccctcccttcccttatATTCATAAAACACCCAGTGAACGAAGTAAGTTCCCTCAGAGTGTAATATACTTTAACATCAGTGCACAAAAATGAAGTTTACATATTATAATTATCTTTTGATATAAAAAGCTGGaggtttgcatttatttttacgTTTGTAATGTATTAAACAGCAAGCACTTCAAATGTATATAAATGTAATGAATGTGTTTGTGACGATCTTCGATTTCTGACCGTGCCCTTCTTCCCCAAGGatcacaaagcattttacaaattgcTCTGTAAACTGGACATACAGATCATTTCTACCAGCACTGAAATATCATCCCTCTTGGAGGTGAAATGCAGCAACTGTTTCAGGGGAGGTCGCCCACTGGCTGTAATGATGGTCAGATCAGGCTCCATTAGCACACAACACCACTAGAAAACAGTTTAGTTAAGGAAGAGAAGAATCCAGTTGAACCAGCAGGGGGATTGACATTGATGGAATGTAGTTACCCATGCTGCAGTGAGCCCGAACAGAGGTATGTCCCACAACACAGTGCCCCAGTGGCTGCTACAGAAGACTGCCTTTTACTGTTTCTTTCTGAAGTGTTTAGATGTGCCTTAGAAATCTCCCATTCACGTACCCACAGGCCCCAACCCTGTTTGGCACGTGAGATCACAGTGCAGCATGGGACGTAAAGTACAGGCCATATTCAGACTATGTCACAAGCAAATAATTATCTCATGAAAAAACTTTGTAGCCAGAAGATGTTCTGCTTCGGCTACATTTTTCAAGCTTAGGTAGTTACAGTTAGGGACCTAAAGCCATATTTAggactggcctgattttcagatatgcTGAGCATCTACATAATCCATTGGCTTTTGGTGGGAGCTGCAGTTGATCAGAACCTCTGGAAATCATTTTGCTGCAGCCAAGCATTTTGTTttgtctccctgccctgctgggccCTGCCTTCACCTGTCTCTCATTCCCCAGCTTTCTCCACAAAGGGGAGTGGATTGGATTACAGTGCAAGCCCCCTGCACTCTTCCATAGAGCCAAGCATCCGGGGTTTGGTTAGCCAGACTTGTAGCTATGGAACTGTGGAGCAGCCAGAAAGCTACGCCGGCGAGGCATGCTGCCTGGAGAACAGTGCAGCAGCTGAGGCCCGGACAGCCAGCGCAAAGAAATGCTGACGTTTTGTTGGAATACATAGGGGAGGGTTAGGAAACTTTATGCTGGACTAGATCATGGGATCAGGGCCTGGAGAGGGGAGCCTGGCTGCCTGGAGAATACCGTAGGGAGGGAAAACCCTTCCTCAAACTAAATCACTGTGGAAAAAAATCAACACATTTTACATCAATGAACATTTTCAACTATGAGCAGCCAGCCATAGGTGTGTGGGGTAATGTGAAGGTACAGGGATGGAAAGGAAGGGTATTATGTGACAACAGGATAAAGTAATGTTGCAGGGATCTTAGAGGTTATTGCTCCAGCAGTTAGTCCCATTCTACTGCATGGGTGATGGTAATAATAATATCTCACGGGCtttaattcattaacatttgtaaagtatTTGGGGAAATTCATGCCTGAGTATTGCAGTGATTGATGCTTTATAGGTACCTTGATAGATTGTTAATGCAAATATATGTAAACCCAGCCACAACGCTAGCAGTGTTGCCAGTTCTCGTGGTTTTATCTTGAGCCTCGTGATATCCCGATattttcttaaatccccagcttctggagtcacaggattacatgagaatctcagctttcattttaaacaaaaaaggaagtttctagtcCTTATCATtgaagagaaaaacttgaaaccaTGACCTAAGTGCTCTCTCTACATTTCAAAAAATggaaggcaaattaaaagaaacCATATTTTATTACTCTGAAAAATATCCTATCATTATTAAGCCAATTGCATTCTTTTGTGCCTACAAACATGGAAACCTTTATATTGGCCTTGATGCGTGTGTTGATTTGAGAATTTTATTCAATGCCCACTATTTTATCACACAGATGTAAAGTTCATTTTCTGGCAGTATGACAACTGCATTTCATTCACTCCTTGGGTTCTTTGCAGGATGGAGGGACTTCTCAAACCTGTACTGACCTGTAAATTCTCATATTGTTGTTGCTGATGCTTATTCAACAAGGAGACTGCTGAGTTGGTATCCTAGAGAAGTTTCTTTATCACTGTCATTCAGGAAACCTGGATTTGATTCATCCGCCTCTCATTTTCCACAAACCAACAAGGGATGTGGAGTCAGCCCAAGGCATTAAGAGAATGTAATATCTTGTGACATGCAGGAATGATTCCTCTTCTGCGGATGACTGGGTGACATTAAATAATGAACTCCAGAGACAGGAATGGCAACCAAGATGCAGTCTCTTTAAGGGTCTATAAGATGAAGAACAGAGGTAAATCAGCAGATCTTTCAGAGTTCCAAGCCGCACGGAGAACATATTTCTTTGCCCTCCTGGAAATAGGTGTATTGTTGAACATTTAGCCACGTCCTGTTTCCTGGAGCAGATTGAATTCTGGGTCCTGCAATAAGGAGAGGGCttagttgcagctgtgagtcAGTCGCACGTGGTAATGTAGCACAGCTGCCTCGGTTGTCCGAAAGATCAAGGACTCAGAAGTGAGAGGAAAAGGCCATCCAGGGCAGGCTGCGTGATTGGACTGTCTGAGTCAGGCTGAGGAACAGTTTACCCATAGGACACTTGTGtggttgggggagagggaaaacaATGGTGGCACTGTCTACCGTACAGATTTAATTCACTTCTTCCTTAGTTTTTCCTGGGCACTAAGTTTTGAAACACTTTTGGGGATGCAATATAGATGAAAATAGTGCCATAAAGCCAAATTTAGTTGCACTGCTGTGAATTTGGAGTAACTTCAGTGGCGTTATACCAGAAACCTCTTggtgtcactgagagcagaatctggaccACAGTCTAGCCCTGGAGCTTCTTATCCAGGGGAGCATCTCTCGCTTCCTCATCAGTTTCGTGCTTTGGCCTTGCTGAACGGAGAAGTAATGAAATGCCTGCACTGCCTGCCTGGCTCAGAGGTATCGTATTGCATGGCACCCACGTGCATGGATAAACGTCACCATATGCTTTCAGCGGCTGCCAGAAATTAACTACTCCTGCCACATCAATCCACAGTCTCATTCGGCAACACtgcctacagagagagagagagagagagcatcagTTTTTTACTTCACTCTGGCATCCCTTGCATTTTAGCATCGAAAGCTAATTAGAACTGAACAAATTGTGGAATGGATGTTCTTATGCAGATCATAAACTGCCTGAGCACGTAAGTAGTGAAAATATCAACTGCATCACTTCTAAAATCCAAGAGCCAATGTTTTGTCCTGACACATACATACCCACACAGCTATCACTGCAGTCGATGGGAAACAAGCATGCATCCTTAAGACAGCATTTAGTCTGAAGATTGGAGATACAGTGGTCTGTCAACTTAATATATCTCTTCATCTCCATAGTATTTATGCACTTCATGTGCATTAAGTAAACAGTCCTtatggttgggttgggttgggttgggttgggttgggttgggttgggatTCTAGCTAAGCAACTGGGGGAAATCTCCTTTGATTTCTGAGCTATTCATATACAGTTTATTCTATAGCCAGCTGAGAAGTATTATCTTCAGCTCCCAGCACCCACCGCCCTGGAAGAGACCTGAAGCCTGCTCCTGCTTCATTGACTCAGTAGTTCAGGACCAAGCCCCTagagtaggtcatctagtctcatCCCCATTGTGTGGAGCTGGCTTGATTGTATTGTCCCTCGCCAGGCCTGATTGATGGCTGTCAGTAGGTTTGAGCACTTCTAGTGAAGACGATTCTTTATGCTCCTTTGGCAGCTCGATCCATTGCCTAGTGTGCTCTTATGGCAGTTTTTCTAAGCATTTTTTGCTAAGAGTTAAACTAAAGTTCCTCTGCTGCAGTTTTAGCCCTGCCCTTCTTGTCCTGACCCTACTAACTAATGTCTCCTTTTTTTACATCCTTTTGAGTTCATAGGCGATTAACCTGTTTTTTCTCCAGATCTTTTCTGAGCCTTTTCATATGTCAGCACATCTTATTTTCCAGACCTTTTAGAAATTTGGTTTACTCCCCTCTGAAATCCATCTTGTTTATCCAGAAATCACACCCTCAGGAGAAGCCTGGATGTAAGGTAGGAAAGCAAAGGGGAGAAACGCAGGCAATGTGTAACAGTTTTACATCAAT carries:
- the LOC128831950 gene encoding uncharacterized protein LOC128831950, with protein sequence MRVFQCAVVLMRIQHQIAPSCFIFCKRSRFKMAAGPRKRKEKFSPVELEILVAEVTKNHARLYGSERVNLSQPEREKIWCSIARKINAVARSPRTTRDLRRRWDDMKRRTKEKLVEMSRSTGEPRPDTVLVRILESPLLGQEETIKEAEARVVAEEEDGGGGDDVMHTDGPHITLELQSDEEEEVPGCTWVPLRTIEMPMPAETDALEQRGALHTSVSSPSPPSSPQRQQRATYGRRSSQTARHPKRKYNVSEFEKQLMDAHLQQSTLLSSWYQQQSSLMIQQNLILENLVEQNKRLADNVESLNRTLEKLVDYQQPCRETVHFVQDCTSGTSARLPSRIASGESVGQSGIEVFSGMILKVEEEI